One genomic region from Sciurus carolinensis chromosome 2, mSciCar1.2, whole genome shotgun sequence encodes:
- the Batf gene encoding basic leucine zipper transcriptional factor ATF-like produces MPHSSDSSDSSFSRSPPPGKQDSSDDVRKVQRREKNRIAAQKSRQRQTQKADTLHLESEDLEKQNAALRKEIKQLTEELKYFTSVLSSHEPLCSVLATSTPSPPEVVYSAHAFHQPHVSSPRFQP; encoded by the exons ATGCCTCACAGCTCTGACAGCAGCGACTCCAGCTTCAGCCGCTCGCCTCCCCCTGGCAAGCAG GACTCTTCTGACGATGTAAGAAAAGTTCAGAGAAGGGAGAAGAATCGCATTGCAGCCCAGAAGAGCCGGCAGAGGCAGACGCAGAAAGCCGACACCCTGCACTTG GAGAGTGAAGACCTGGAGAAGCAGAACGCAGCTCTGCGCAAGGAGATCAAGCAGCTCACAGAGGAGTTGAAGTACTTCACGTCGGTACTGAGCAGCCATGAACCCCTGTGCTCAGTGCTGGCCACCAGCACACCCTCGCCCCCCGAGGTGGTCTACAGTGCCCATGCCTTCCACCAGCCTCACGTCAGCTCCCCGCGCTTCCAACCCTGA